The genomic region TAGGCTCTGGATCTCTGGATGGCTTCCTTCCGTAGGATAATCGGCAACGTAAGTCGCCCCAGACTTGCTCAACGCAAAAGGGCGGATGCCAAAAGTGATCCACGCCCATCCCTTCACATTGTAAGGAGGACCACCAGGACCGAGGGCAAGGTAATCACGGTAGTCTTTGAAGCACCATGCTGCGAACGCTACTAGAGCCGCAGCTCCAGAAGTGGTAGCGATAAGTATGGGACGCTGGTGAACTATACGCTCTAGCATTGTCTTGAGATGTTGTAGATCAGTCATTGTAACAAGTCAGGGCTGGCACTGTGAGAAAGTGGTGCACTATTGAGTAGTTTGAGGTTATCTTTGGTTATATACCCCAGTACGGAAAGGTGGATCTTCGGGGCATTTCGGCCTCTGAACCGACGCCTCTAAAACTCTACGCACGGGCTTGACTCAGTGATCTCCACTACTCCACACCCTAGACCATTGTCCTGCTTCCGGTGACGGATGAGAATTACTGTAAGTGGTTCGAGTATTTATTTCAGCGTTGTATACTCGACAATTCTCTCAAGGGATCTGATATGCCCATGGCTTCTTCAGTCTTTCGACATCAGTTATTTACCGATTCTATAGTTAAAATGTCGATCCAACGCCTTGTTCGCTTCGTCTCGAAAGATGACGGCCAGACTTATTACGGTGCTGCAGATAAAGCCTTTCAATTTGCCAAACCTCTTCAGGCGGGAAGCCCGTTCTCACCTGAGACTCAAATTAGTGACAACCAGCATGGTATTCAGAAGCTCTTATGTCCCATTGACATCGACCATGCTCGTTCTGTTGTTTGCATTGGGCTGAACTACACAGATCATGCCGAGGAAGCAAACATGGCCATTCCAAAGGTGCCCGTGGTTTTGTAAGTATTAAACACTGTTCAGGTGTTTTTCCGTGGATACGTGTTTTGACAATCCTATGCAGCTTTAAGCCAGTGACGGCACTTGCGGGCCCATACGACGATCTTGCCCTGCCTCGAACCTCTTGGGAGAAAGAAAGACTAGATTATGAGTCAGAACTGGTACGAATCACCGATAGCAGCGGCAAAGAGATTACTTACATACTTAGGTAATTGTCATTGGCAAGAAGGCCGCTCGGGTCTCCAAGGATGATGCATTAGACTACGTATTTGGTTATACGGTAAGCTAGTATCCCCGAAAAGCTTGATCCCAGCTCACCAGTAAACTTATCATAGGCCGGAAATGATGTTTCAAACAGAGCATGGCAGCTCGAACCTCACTTAGGCGGAGGCCAATGGTGCTACTCGAAATGCTTCGACTGTTCCGCACCTATCGGACCTGCAATCGTGTCAAAAGACATCCTTGGCTCTGCTGTCGGTCTTGGAATTCGCGGTACCCTCAACGATAACCAGGTGCAAAAGGGCAATACCAACAACATGATCTTCTCAGTAGCCGAGATTGTGTCTTTCTTGAGCCAGGGCATGACGCTGCTCCCTGGTAAGTTCAACGCCATGAGACCGTCTTATCCACTTGAGCCATAATTGACTGTTTAGGAACCCTCATCTTTACTGGAACTCCGGCTGGTGTTGGGTTCGGAAGGACGCCTCAGATTAGTATGAAGGAAGGCGATGTCATCAAGATTGAGATAGATGGCATTGGTGCTATATCTAACAGGGTTGTATATGAACAGTAGCGCCGGAGAATGAATACACCGAGCACGATGACTAAAGAATTAACAAAGCTAATGTCGATGCATTTCGTTCCCCATTGTCCTGTTCTCATGCCATTGAGCATCCACAATCAATGCCCATAGCTGATCCGCACAAATGGAAAGACTCGCACTCTCCTTATCCCAAAGTCGAAGTTGCCGATATGCATCTTGACATGAATCCAAAGCTTTTTGACTAAATTGCCCACCAGTGATACTCGGCATGGCTGAACCCTGTGACATTGGGCTTGTACTGTCACAATTCTGAGTCTCCGGATCGCCTGCGTCCATATAACGAACTACATCCGGCAGATGGCATGCTGCGATGAGAGATAAAGCTGCTGACCAGATATTCCGTGCCAGAAGCCAGCATCCGTAATGCCGAACGGGCTGTTCTGACTGTTGGTGGAGAAACTTCATTGCATAGTACAGAAACTTTGCAGTTCCTTTTAATAGAGCGTCAGCGCTAGCACCTGATTCGTTTGTGTCAGAGCGAGCATCTGCAAGAGCCGCGAGAAAAGGGCGGAACACCAGCATCATAAGCTGTCCTTGTCTATCAACCAGAACCTTTCGCATTCGCTGCTTGATGGATTGCTCCAGGGTTTCAATTGTTCCTGGGGAGAAGTCGGAGGAAAGCTGTGAAGCAACTCGTAGGTCTGCCGGGAGGGAGCTCATCCTATTGACTAGTCAGTTATAGCTCCATGTTAAACAAGGCAGCTCTACTCTCTGAATTCTGCTACCTAACTCATAAGGCTTACCATTCGTTTATCTGACGTTCAAACTCGCACGCCAATGGATAACTGGTGCTTATACTGGATGCTATACCAGACCCAGTGGACTGATCTGTAAAATTATGAGACTCAGACACGGACAATAGTGCGAAAAACATACCACTGTAGAGCTCGGCCTTGATACGTTCAACCAATCTCCGACTGGAAGTCTCAGCTAGGTAGTAATACCACGTATCCGTGTCAAGCTGCGACCCGATACTCGGCCATTCAAACGGCTCAGGAGGCGGTGGCGGAATTGGAGTGCTTTGGATCAATTGTCCAAGCCTGCCTGACTTCAGAAGTCCTAGGTGTGGATAGATCTCTTCGGTTAACTCCAGTTGCATTTTTGCAGTGGCCCAGAGTACTCTGTGGCTAAGTTTCTGCTCCAGTATATCGGGATTCCTGTTCGGTCAGTGACTTACGACTTCATCGGCGAGAGTAGACATACCTTAGTAACATTGTCTCGGCTTTGGCAGCTGCTGTCTCAATATAGCACCAAGCTTTCCACGGCTTCAGAATCCACATCTGATAACTAGCGAGTAGTAACTGTGCTTGTAAGTCTTTGATGGGTGAACCACCACTGTAAGTCGTGACTCCAAGCCAAGGAAGTGCCAGAGAGATATAGCTGGATTGTCCAAGTGGGTGGCTTTCTGGGGCTGTCCTTGACGAGACCTCTCCCAAAGCGAGCACCAAGAGCAAGATTGCCATATCTGGAGGATGCAGTCCTATTGGTAGCTGCTTCTGAACTGGCCAGTTTTGAAGCTCGCTGTCTTTCAGTAGTCGGTCTTCCAAGTCTTTCAAGAAATCAAGGTCCAAGATTGGGGACTTGCTGTGGATATTGACCACATAGTTTCTGATAAGTGATGTCGTGAGATTTGCTGATTCTGGAGTGGAATCCACTAGCATATCGTCTGGCATGACTTGGTCATAATCGAATAGACCAGTTGCTGCATCCGGCCTCACAAACTCTGCCTTTATCGAAGGACTTGGCCCAGGTGTTTCCGAAGTTCCATCGGCGTTGGGTAGCAGCTCATTCCGATACATCTCCCAATGTCGATGCTGGCCACATCTGGCGATGGGCTCTCGAAGCACATTCCAAGACATGATCACATCCCCACTCGGCCACTGACTCCATAATCTAGGTCTCTGCTTTACAACTGACGTGGACAGATTGGCAGTGGACGTGACCAAGGCCCCACTGGCTGTGGCGTCCATGAGCTGTTTGAGCACATTACTCTCCATAGTTTGGATTCTGTCCAGGATGAGCAAGGAAGCTTTGTCTAGGCTTGAAACCCAATGTCAGTTTGGGTACTGCTGGGGGCTAGTCGCGGTCACCTCACCTAGCGGACTCTATGTCTGGATAAGTACATTCTGAGTTGGTCTTGAGGCAGAAGCCACAACTCGGCCGTTGGCTATCACACCGAGATTTCCTTGGGTTCAGTTAATATGGTCCTAAGGCTCTGAAAACGAAGGGATAATAAACCTTGCTCTGCAGACAAGACACGCGTGCAAGGCGCGCTTTCTGGAGTACTGACCCCCAACACGTTTGCTTGGCTCGGCCATATCTTGATGGCCGATGCTACCTAGcgagaaaaagaaagggtGGAGAAGCTTAGGATTCTTGAGCGCACAGGGTTTTCAATATCACCTCCCAAACTTGTACAATTTATCACCGCTTCGGCGTGTCACTGGAAGGTCTACCTTTGCCTCGCAAACGGGGTAGGTCAAGATCGTCGTGCCATACGTGTAACCCTGCACGGCAAGTTGTTCGCAGTTAGTGGGTACAAATACGTCTTGTGCAATGTATTTCTTGTTTGTTGAATGGAGGGCGAACCTCATAAACCATGGTGAGATCATATCTACAGTGGCTGAAAAATCCACTTTCCCGAAGTTTAACCTTCCGCCAGTGGAATACAGTACGATGATGAACCGCATGaatagaattataaaataCTGAACATCAAGGGAAAAGGCTGAAGAGATTATTTATTGATTTTAATCCTGACTAGGCTGACTTGAAAGTGTATATCCTCTGATGCTTTGCTTTGGCCAGAACTAAAAGCGACATGGGAAAGGTGATAAGGAGGGCAAGTTATGCCAAATCGCTTGAAGGACTAGAGGTCTGTATGAGCTATAGTCACAATATCCTTTTACTCTGTTTATATAATTATTCAGCATATCTACTCGGAGTTTCAGCAAACATTTTATAGATGGCCATCATATCCTCCTCCCCCAAACCATTTTGGTGAGCTTCTCTATAGAGAGAATTGCAAAGTTGGACAAGTGGAGTTTGAACTTTAACGCCTTGCGCAGCCGACTTGATCAGCTCAGTGCTGTTATAGCAGTCTTTGATGGCAGCCTGGGGTGTCCAATCTCCCTTGAGTATCTTTGCAATTTTGACCCTGGAGTATGCAGATGCTAAAGGACTGCTGTTGACGACCTGTGCAAAGGCCTCCAAGTCTAGACCTTGAGCTCGAGCAAGATTCACCGATTCGGCGAGACCCGCTGTCACAGAGACCAAGAATAGGTTGATAGAATATTTGGCCTTTAAACCTGACCCGATAGGACCGCAATAGATCGCGGCAGTAGTGATGGGCTTAACAACGGGTCTGATCTGCTCAGCAACCTCTGGGTCACCAGCCATCATGCCTACAAGTTGCCCCTGCTCAGCTGGTCCTTTACTGCCACTTACAGGCATTTCGACAAACTTCCCTCCCGCACCTTGGACCTGCTGCGCAAGTTCATGGCTGAACGCGATATGCACTGAGCTTGTGTTGATGAGTGTTTTACCACGGATGGCTTTCATGAAACTGTTATCGGGTTCGTTGTCGATCATGGATTGGATTGCTTTGCCGTCGAAGAGCATTGTGAAGATGACATCGGATTTCTCAACCACCTCGGAAGGAGTCTTTGCCGCTTTAGCACCGGCCTCGATGAGGGGCGTACATTTGGCACCATTTCGATTCCACACCGTGACGGGAAATTGTCGACGAAGATTGAGGGCCATGGGCGTGCCCATCGTTCCCAAACCTAGGAAGCCAATTCTCATATTGGCTGGTCTTGACTGAGAGGCGTATTAATAAAATTCTGAGTAGAGAAATGTAGTTTATTCAACGGAATCAATTTGTCTACTGTCGTTTTTATTCATGACTATATGAGTTACCACAAATCACTCTCTTAAAAAAATCCGGACAAGAAATAACTCATTGTACGCCCTTCGCAATACAAGGCGCAGGCACCTAGCGTGTCCAGTTCACGGGTTTCGGTAACTTCATCATGGTTTGGCAACAGCTCAGGCCGATAAATCTACCAATGCCGATGCTAACCGCCTCTAGATATGAATAGGTGCCGAAACATGTTCCAAGATATGATTGCGTCCCCAGTAGGCCACTGGCTCTATGAAAAACTGTGTCGTTTATGTAAGAAATGTGAGAATAGCAGTGACtgataatatattatataatgAACACAGGTGTTAGGGAACTTTCATCTCTTCCGCAACCTTTCCCTGCTCTACTGTGAACAAGACGAGCAGTCGACATTTCCGTCCTTCTCAAAATACTTGGAACCGCTTCGAGACGAAGTGCCAGAGTCTCCCGGATTGCCACTGTAACTTGAGCAAAGACCGCCCTGTGGAAGGGACGCGAAATCACCGAACTGGCAGCTCGGGTTGTTGTCACAGCGCTGCATAAACTCCTCAAAGCTACCAACAAAAGTGTTGAAGTCTATATGTCTTTCAAAGTTTGATAAACTGACGGTAACTGCTTGGTCGCAGAGGACCTCGAATTTGCAGTTGCATGAGGTCTGTGAGGGCGTGTAGGTGGTGCAGATTGGTCCGACTGAGCGGGTCTTAGTGGTGACAGATGTCGTCTGGTCGACCTCAGTGGCGTGCTGGGTGATGACGGAGGTGTCTTGATCGGCAGTGAAGGAGGTCGAAACTGTGGTAGCGTCGGCGGTAGTTGTCTCAGTGATTTGACGTCCAGGGAGAGTGACAGTAACGGTTCTTGTCTTGGCTGGGAGTGTTGTAGTGATAGTCACTGCAGGTCTAGTCTCCGTGCGGACATCAACAACCGTCTCAGGATGAAGCTCAACAGTCTCTGTAATGATAGAACCAGTTCCTTCGATGGTAGTCTCTTGGACACCCATACAGGCACAAGCACTGCTGTACTGCTCGGCATCTGTGCATGATGCAGCATAGGATGGGATGTCTGTTGGCCTAAGGATGTTCTTGGTGGATCGAGCGGCAATAGCACGCTTGGAAAGGAGGCCGAAATAGGTTGTCTCCGTAATGCTAAAAGAGTGTTAGAGTTAGCTTCATTGTAGGAGGTCGATACGTATTCACGTCAGTCTGAACAACTGTTTTGGCCTGTGTTCTGTTAGCCTTTAAATTGCTCATGTGGGTATCTCAATATACTCACGTTAACATCGGTTTCAAGGTAAGGGTCTGGTGTCTAATGCATTCAGCAACATGATCTCATAACGGATGGAAGTAGACTTCCTGATACTTACGATAGTGACGGTGACAGTCTTGGTCGGGGTGATAGCAACGAACACGGTCACAAGGTCGGAAGTAATGCTGGTGGTAGCACTAGATGATGTTAATTTCTCTCTAAAATCGTGTATGTATGCTGCAGATGCTCAAGGGACCTAGGTTTGATCTGACTGTGTCGCAGTCGCCTCATCCGTCTGCGGGCCCAGAGTCTCGGTATCCTTCAATGTCACGGTGGATTGCTCCCCAGTCGCAGTCACAGTCGTCGCGGAAGGGATCGAAGTGTATCGAAGGAATGAGGAACAGTCACTCTCATGAGCGGGCGGCCATCTTCGAGCTCGGCAATTGGACAGCCCAACTGCTTTGAGACATGCGTCCTACAACTGTTTAGCTAGGAAATATCATGGCGCATTAGTTATTGGGAATACCTTGGTGCAAGTGCCTGCATCGGCAGACGCTGATGCGATCAGCAGAGCGGAGAGCAATGTCGCCTTCATTGTGATAATCTCCAACGCCGCACAAATAATAGTTGCTAGGAAGAAAGTACAAGGAAACAATGGAAGCGAGGTACAGAGCGTTTAGAGATGCTTGTGTTTTATTTCTATGCAATCGGCATTTATTCCCGGCCCCTTTTGCGAATCTCATCCCATGAATCTCTTGGTAAGAAGCAAGTGCCATAAAAAGCAGCCTATCTAGAAACTATCGATTTTCAGAAAGGAATCGGTTCTTTACTAGCCAATCCAAAACTATCCTGCTAGCCCCAACCCTCCTAGACTCGATCCTGTTGTCTATAGCGGCGGGGACTAACTTGACGCAATTTCCGATTTACGAGCGTACCCTAGAAAGCCACTAATCGCTGAACGTTCGAAAGTTCATGACCTGAGAAATTCCAAGCAATTTATATTTACTCGTCACTCCGCAAGAGCTTTTTTCTTTGACTTCATGCAAGATTTTATTTCCGACATAGATAGGCGGGAGTGCCATGTCGGCGTCGTCTGGAGTAGTCCGAGGCTTGCCAGTACCTCTGAAGACAGAGAAAGTGGTGTGACGGAAGTCCTCGGCAGGCCTCTCCGGATCTCCAATCTGCACAAACTCCCATCGAAGATGGTGCTGGAGATAAACAATACATCGTCTATTCTCGTTGTTTTGATGTGTCGGAAGCGGTGGTCCAGCGCCTGAGGTACGATTCGAATGGTGAGAAGAACTTGAGCCCGAAAGAGCACCCCTTTGCCTTTTTGGGAAGCGCAGTTGGAGCATCCTTCACCTGAGGGATCCATTCCAGCGAATGAATAAACCTGGCCGATCAGGTTTTCTTCGTCCCGGAACGCCGTGTCAGAGTTCTCGCCATCGCCGCCAAGTCAAAGTTGGATGGAATAGGAACTTCCACCCAGCGCATAGCGATCGTAGATAACATTGATGACATAGTCGTTCCAGGTTTCATTTTCGGTGCTGGTAGGTCCAAAAAAGTCTACATTCTCGGCTTTCTTGTTATTGTCGAAGATCGCCGCGCAGTGCTTTTGCCCTGGGATAGATGTCCTGGATATGGGCTGCAAGGTCAATCTGGAATTGTTTCTCGTCCAATACATTTTCAGGAAGGATTGCGCCTGGCTTAGAAATCAGATCATCGTACTGGTAGCCTAGCTTGGTCCAGTCTTTAACAACATCTGATGTCCAGTACCCAGTCGCCGGAATGTCGGTTTCTATACGATGGAATGGTAAAAGAGgatctcccttcttcttatcctcaACCTTATAACATTCTGCTTGTAGCATACCTTATCAAACCAGGCTTTCCAGTTCAAACACTGGCACATCGCAAGCAAGCGGTCGCTGTTACTGGGCAGTGTTATCAAGGAGTTCCAGCCGAGACACTCCACTTCCCAGTGATGGAGCCTGAAGATCGGGTCAAATGCTGACACAGGAACGTCTGACATGTGGCCAAGACCGTGTCCTCCACTCTGAACTCCCTTCGGCTTCATGTAATTTGAACCGCGGGGAAGGTTCTGTTGAATAAGTTAATACCTCATCAATCGATTCTAGGTCACGTTTCCTTACATATACATTATTATGGATGTACTCCAGCGAAAGATAACCGGTACTTATCTCACGAGCACTCTCGTTCCACCATTTTATGCTAGCAAAGGTTTCCCAGGTGTCCGTATATTCCGAAGAGAACCGACCATTTACAGATTAGGCCAGTGTGCCAGggttctttgtcttctcttAAATAGAGAGGATACCAGCCCTCCTGGAAGTTGTTAAGGGTCAAGTTGGCTTCGTTACAATTATGAAAACCTTCGACGCTAGTTTAATTTATGCCATCTTCGCTCTGTATACTATAATGACTTATTCCCctgtttatattaatagtgcACCGATGTTTAGCTGATCCATTAAATCTGTTACTTTAGGCAAGTAAACCTATATAAAACCTAACACGTTTGCCTCCAATTTCTCTAAACCCCGCGATTGCCCCTCTCCCATCCTAAGTATCGCAATACGCCGTCCCTATCTAGTCGCGCCCTCATGGTTTAAGACTATAactataagttataaaaagaatattagGGCTAgttaaaaagtaaataaggCTCTCTAACTgatatatatagctaggtttaggctataattaaggtaactaattataataatattaacttaataaagctttattagctaagtattaatatatattttaataatattagattttaaatttatttaaatataccttttaTGCTAACTTGTAGaattaagaataataatatagtatatataaaacaAAAGTAGTACAACTTTTTAAAAATtccttctttatatttttaaatactttattttagccttaaaatactataaaatattgtatttaatttatatatttacttaatttacttattatttattttattattaattagAAACTATAGTTTTAggttatttataataatatcaGATATACGGTCTAGGTAGGTGATTCCAGAATTGTGGCACGTGACTGTTGAGGAAGCAATCTGGATGGAAAAACTGTTGTTCCTTAGGTCGGTGCCAATTCCTCCTAAGAACTTTAAAACTCAGTGCGGACGCCTCTGATGGAACAAAGAACTCAATCTCTCTGTCTTCGGCAGACTCTTCTTAGATCTTTCTATTTGTGGCCAACACAACTTGACAACAACTTCGTAGTTATCACTTAACGCCATCGACTTCCAGTGATAACTCAGCAATGGTGCCTATTGTATCCGAGTCGGTGTCGAACCAGGCCAATGAACAGCGCCCGAGGAAAAGAGTTCGCATGGCCTGTAACAGATGTCGGCGGCAAAAACTGAAGGTATGCTGCATGTATTATACGGCGGTAGTGTTTGCGATGGGCACCCTGTGCTTGCCATTTCGAGGATCCATCATCACCTGTTGCTGAGTGTTATGCCTATATGAAGACCTATCATGTTGACTTGCTTGCTATTCAAGTGTGACACCGAACGACCCTGTGCCCTTTGCACTCGCTCGGGTGTCGAGTGCGTCACAGACTCCCGAGATGCTTCCTGGTACGTCCAAGCATAAAGCATCACTTTCCATATTCTTATCCTAACACACAGTATGGATAGGTACAGAGAGCAAGATAGGAGCTCTATTGTTGAAAGTGGTGGACCACCAGCAACGACTACCCCAAGGCCAGGACGAGAATTCAATAATCCCATCACGCCCAACGCCTGGTCAATGGGAACACAATGGCAACCAACTTCCTTCCAGGCAACCGGCCATCTAAATGAGGATACTAGGATTCCTCGGAATAGTCCTCGAGACACGTCAGCTGTAAAGTTGACACAACAAGTATGGCTTTCATCGAAACCTGCAATGACCCAAGTTGATAATGTTGAAGAACTGACATGGAAGATGGCCAGATCCTACAGCAACTGAGCCCTGATACCTCACTGAATACCGATACTTCAGCATTACCGGGGGGTTCAGGCAATAATCAAGCTCTATCTTCAGACGTCGTTCCGATCAATCAGATACTTGGATTAGATTTGCCCTCTAAGCCCGTTTCAGACCATTTGATCAACGTCTACTTCGAATCAGTACACTGGTTCATGGTTTTGTTCCATGAGCCTTCATTCCGACAACGATACGATGCCCTCATGGTGGCAGGTCAAGCCTCGTTGAGTGATACTTCGTTCCTCGTTTGCTTGATGTTGCTTCTTGCTATCGGAGCCAGATATATAGACCCGGCGTCGAACCTCCCTCGTGAGGTAGCAGACACGGACTTGGATGCTCTGCAAAGGAAGCTATTAGACAAGACACGGGTGCACTTACTAGATATCATAGAGGTTGGAGGTGTTGAAGGCGTACAGATCTGTGTTCTTCTGAGCACATTTTATCTCTACCATGATCGGCCGAACCTGGCCTTTGCCATCCATGGCATGGGAGTTAAATGTGCTCACGCCATGTATCTTCACCAAGAGGCTACTTGGAAGGAGCCTACGGCCCTAACCCGTGAGATTAAACGACGAGTTTGGTGGGCATTGTATGTTGTTGACTGGTAAGAGGCGTCGCTACTGCCACCCAAACCTACATCTAGGGGCCAAGCTGGCTAAATATTAGCAGCTTTTATTCTATCATCTTTGGCCGTCCACGCTCTGTTCGGGACGAAGAGTCGAATGTAGCCATGGTCCGAAATCTCGAGGATACAGCTACCCGTCATCCAGCCTTCAA from Fusarium oxysporum Fo47 chromosome III, complete sequence harbors:
- a CDS encoding NAD binding domain of 6-phosphogluconate dehydrogenase-domain-containing protein, which gives rise to MRIGFLGLGTMGTPMALNLRRQFPVTVWNRNGAKCTPLIEAGAKAAKTPSEVVEKSDVIFTMLFDGKAIQSMIDNEPDNSFMKAIRGKTLINTSSVHIAFSHELAQQVQGAGGKFVEMPVSGSKGPAEQGQLVGMMAGDPEVAEQIRPVVKPITTAAIYCGPIGSGLKAKYSINLFLVSVTAGLAESVNLARAQGLDLEAFAQVVNSSPLASAYSRVKIAKILKGDWTPQAAIKDCYNSTELIKSAAQGVKVQTPLVQLCNSLYREAHQNGLGEEDMMAIYKMFAETPSRYAE